The window TCTCCGTCACCCCCGTGCATCTTGAGATGACCTCCTTTGACTCTTACAATGCCGAGAAAGCGACAGAAATGGAGGAGGAGATATACAGGGGAATGAAGTCTGAATAATGAACCAATAAAAGAATAAAGTTTATTTTGAATTTTTTTGGTCAACCGGTTGACAAATAAAGTTCACGTGATAGAATACCACACAAGTTTTTAAGACCACCGTGAAGGGAGGGCGTTATTGTGAATCTGCAGGCCGCCGAGCGAGATAGACGTATACGACGAATCGATTCCTTACCGCATAGAGTAATATGCGATGACGGGGATATGAATTCGATTACTCGGCGACAGAGATAAAGCGCCACCGGCTGAAAGCGCTTTTCGCAGAAAGGATCACAATTCCGCACCCCAGAGCATAACACAACGAAGTGGACAGATATGTCAACGAGGGTGGTACCGCGGGTAAATTTGCTCGTCCCTCTTCCGAAAGGAAGAGGGACGAGCTTTTTTTAATCGACAGAAAATTTTAGGAGGAGTTTCAAATGATGGCACCGGAAAAAAAGGGAAAAGTAGTATTGGCTTACAGCGGCGGACTCGACACATCGGTGGCGATCCCCTGGCTTCACGACCAGGGATATGAGGTGGTCACGCTCACGATGCACGTCGGACAGCAGGCGGACGACCTGGAGGAGATAAAGGCGAAGGCCTACTCGTCCGGCGCTTCCAAGGCCTATGTCGTGGACCTCCGCGAGGCGTTCATCGATACATTCGTCTGGCCGTCGCTCAAGGCGAACGCCGTATACCAGGGAGTCTACCCGCTCAACTCGGCGCTCTCTCGTCCGATGATCGCCCAGGCGCTCATCTGGTGCGCCGAGAAGGAGGGCGCGGTCGCCGTCGCCCACGGCTGCACCGGTAAAGGGCAGGACCAGGTGCGTATCGAGGTTGCCTGTAACGCCCTGAATCCCGATATCGAAGTCCTCGCGCCCGTCCGCGACTGGGGCTTCTCACGCGAAGAGGAGATGGACTACGCCGCGGCGCACAACGTTCCCGTCCCGACGACGAGAAAGAGCCCCTATAGCATCGACGACAACCTCTGGGGTCGCTCCATCGAGTGCGGCGTCCTCGAAGACCCGTGGAACGAGCCGCCGAAAGACGCCTACAAACTGACCGTCGACCCCGTGGACGCGCCCGACGAGGAGGTCACGGTGGAGATAACGTTTGAGGGCGGCGTCCCCGTGGCGATCAACGGACAGAAGATGGGCTCCATCGAGCTGATTGACTTCATGAACAAGACGGCGGGCAAGGCCGGATACGGAAGAATAGACATGGTAGAAGACCGCCTTGTCGGCTTTAAAAGCCGTGAAGTCTACGAATGCCCCGGCGCTCTCGCGATCATCCACGCGCACAAAAAGCTGGAGACGATCACCCTCGCCAAGGACGTGCTGAAAGCCAAAAAAGAGCTGGAGGTCAAGTTCGCCGAACTCACCTACGAGGGCTACTGGTTCTCGCCGCTCATGGAGGCGATACAGGCCTTCATGGACTCGACGCAGAAGTCCGTCAACGGTACCGTGAGGATGAAGTTCTACAAGGGCAACTGCATCGTCAACGGTATGAAGTCCGACAGTTCCGTCTACAGCAAGGCGCTCGCCACCTACTCAACGGGAGACATCTTCGACCAGTCGGCCTCCGTCGGATTCATCAAGATCTGGGGCATGCCGATCAAGACCTGGCGTCAGACCCACAAGGAAAAGAACATCAACCCGATAGACAGCCTCGTGATGCAGAAGGGCAAAGACGCGACAAAATAAACGGCGATACAATAATAAGGGGACAGGCGCGTTCAGGCCTGTCCCCTTGTTAGTTCACTTATGATTGGCTATGGCAGGATCTTATGCCTTCCTGTACCCGCACTTGGGGCATACGCCGTTTTCGTCCAGCGCGATGCCGCATAGCGGGCAGCGGTCTACGCTCAGATGCGGTTCGTACTCTTCCGAAGCCTCGTTGACGCCGCTGGAGAAGGTCAGCTTGACGATGTTCAGCTTATCCTTCAGCAGGTCGTAAACGATCTTGATCATTCCCTCGACGGTCATCGTCTCCTTCGTGACGACGAGCCGGCACTCCGGATAGGCGGTCGCCAGTTCGGTTTTAAAGGCCGGTCCCTTCATGG is drawn from Cloacibacillus sp. and contains these coding sequences:
- a CDS encoding argininosuccinate synthase, which codes for MMAPEKKGKVVLAYSGGLDTSVAIPWLHDQGYEVVTLTMHVGQQADDLEEIKAKAYSSGASKAYVVDLREAFIDTFVWPSLKANAVYQGVYPLNSALSRPMIAQALIWCAEKEGAVAVAHGCTGKGQDQVRIEVACNALNPDIEVLAPVRDWGFSREEEMDYAAAHNVPVPTTRKSPYSIDDNLWGRSIECGVLEDPWNEPPKDAYKLTVDPVDAPDEEVTVEITFEGGVPVAINGQKMGSIELIDFMNKTAGKAGYGRIDMVEDRLVGFKSREVYECPGALAIIHAHKKLETITLAKDVLKAKKELEVKFAELTYEGYWFSPLMEAIQAFMDSTQKSVNGTVRMKFYKGNCIVNGMKSDSSVYSKALATYSTGDIFDQSASVGFIKIWGMPIKTWRQTHKEKNINPIDSLVMQKGKDATK